The window GCGATGGTGCGGCGCGAGCGCACGCGGCCCTCACCGGAGCAGTCGGTGCACGGCTCGGGGATCACTGTGCCGAAGCCGCCGCAGGCGGAGCACGGCTGGTTCGTCGTGACCGGGCCCAGGAACGAGCGGGCGACCCGCTGTACGGAGCCGCGACCGTGGCAGACGTCGCAGGTTCGGGCGTGGGTGCCCGGCCGCGCGCCGTCGCCGCCACAGGTGTTGCAGACCACCGCGGTGTCGACCTGGATCTCCCGCTTGGCGCCGAAGACCGCCTCGGACAGCTCCAGGTCGAGCCGCACCAGCGCGTCGTTGCCGCGCCGCGCGCGCGGGACCGGCCCGGCGGGCTGACCGCCGCCGAAGAACGTCTCGAAGATGTCCTGGAAACCGAACCCGGCCCCGAACCCGCCACCCGCGCCGCCACCCGGTGCGGTGGGGTCCACGCCCATGTCGTACTGCTGGCGCTTGTCCGGGTTGGAGAGCACCTCGTACGCGCGCGCGACGTCCTTGAACCGGTCCTCGCCCACGTCGCCGGCCACGTCGGGGTGCAGCTCGCGGGCCAGCTTGCGGTATGCCTTCTTGATCTGCTCGGGCGAGGCGTCGCGCGGAACACCGAGGATCTCGTAGTAGTCGGTCACAGGTCTCTCTCTGTGGGAAAGTTTTGTGGAAGGTGGGGATGTCAGCTGGGCAGCACTCGCGACAGGTAGCGCGCGACGGCGCGCACCGCGGCGATGGTGCCCGGGTAGTCCATGCGGGTGGGGCCGATCGAGCTCAGGATCGCCACCGTGTCGCCGTCGGACGAGCCGTAGCCGGACGTGACGACGGACGTCTCCGACAGCCCCGCCAGCCGGTTCTCGTGGCCGATGCTCACGGCTACCCCGGCGTCGTCGGTCATGTCGGTGAGGAGGCCGAGCAGGACCACCTGCTCCTCGAGCGCCTCGAGCACGGGCCGCAGGCCCTGCTCGAACCGCATGCTCGCCCGCGCCAGGTTGGCCTGGCCCGTCAGCACTATGCGCTCCTCGCTCTCCTCGCCGAGCGCGGCAGTGACGACCTCCGCCACCGCGGTGGCGAGCGCCCGGTGCCCGTCCGGCATCGCTTCGGTGACCCGTGCGAACGCGGTGCCGATCTCGG is drawn from Promicromonospora sp. Populi and contains these coding sequences:
- the dnaJ gene encoding molecular chaperone DnaJ → MTDYYEILGVPRDASPEQIKKAYRKLARELHPDVAGDVGEDRFKDVARAYEVLSNPDKRQQYDMGVDPTAPGGGAGGGFGAGFGFQDIFETFFGGGQPAGPVPRARRGNDALVRLDLELSEAVFGAKREIQVDTAVVCNTCGGDGARPGTHARTCDVCHGRGSVQRVARSFLGPVTTNQPCSACGGFGTVIPEPCTDCSGEGRVRSRRTIAVNVPAGVDTGTRIKLSAQGEVGPGGGPAGDLYVEIRERAHDTFVRRGDELHCTLQVPMTAAALGTVLELDTLDGLQEIDLRPGTQPGQVMTLKGLGVGHLHSAGRGDLNVHIEVQVPTALDEAQTALMQQLAVLRGEERPESRLTSVNGGVFSRLRDKLSGR